A single region of the Tachyglossus aculeatus isolate mTacAcu1 chromosome X1, mTacAcu1.pri, whole genome shotgun sequence genome encodes:
- the TGFBI gene encoding transforming growth factor-beta-induced protein ig-h3 — MNSFVWLLPLALAQALWRPLSGAAKSPYQLVLQHSRLRGRQHGPNVCAVQKLIGTNKKYFTNCKQWYQRKICGKSTIISYECCPGYEKVPGEKGCPAALPLSNIYETLGVVGATTTQLYADRTEKLRPEIEGPGSFTIFAPSNEAWNSLSPEMLDSLVSNVNIELLNALRYHMVDRRVLTDELKHGTTLSSMYQNADIQIHHYPNGIVTVNCARLLKADHHATNGVVHLIDKVISTTTNSIQHIIEIEDTFETLRAAVAASGLNTLLEGDGQFTLLAPTNEAFEKIPKETLNRILGDPEALKDLLNHHILKSAMCAEAIIAGLSMETLEGTQLEVGCNGDVLTLNGKAIISNKDILATNGVVHYIDELLIPDSAKTLFELAAESDVSTSIDLFQQAGLGSHLSGSERLTLLAPLNTVFKDGTPRIDGNTKNLLLNHIIKDQLASKHLYHGQILDTLGGKKLRVFVYRNNLCIENSCIAAHDKRGRFGTLFTVDRMLSPPMGTIMDMLKGDNRFSMLVAAIQSAGLTETLNREGAFTVFAPTNEAFRALPPGELNKLMGNTKELASVLKYHVGDEILVSGAVGALVRLKSLQGDKLEVSSKNSIVNINKEPVVETDIMATNGVIYAINSVLQPPANRPQERGDELADSALEIFKQASAYSKASQRSIRLAPAYQRLLERMKP; from the exons ATGAACTCCTTTGTGTGGCTTCTCCCCCTGGCTCTGGCGCAGGCCTTGTGGCGACCCCTCTCTGGGGCGGCCAAGTCCCCCTACCAGCTGGTCCTGCAGCACAGCCGGCTCCGAGGCCGACAGCACGG GCCTAATGTGTGTGCAGTGCAGAAACTCATTGGGACAAACAAGAAGTACTTCACAAACTGCAAGCAGTGGTACCAAAGGAAAATCTGCGGCAAATCCAC AATCATCAGCTATGAATGTTGCCCTGGATATGAAAAGGTTCCAGGGGAGAAAGGCTGCCCAGCTG CACTGCCTCTTTCCAACATCTACGAGACTCTGGGAGTTGTAGGGGCCACAACCACCCAGCTCTACGCTGACCGCACGGAGAAGCTGAGGCCGGAAATTGAGGGACCTGGAAGTTTCACCATCTTCGCCCCGAGCAAcgaggcctggaactctctctctcct GAAATGCTGGACTCCCTGGTCAGCAATGTCAACATCGAGCTGCTCAACGCACTTCGCTACCACATGGTGGACCGGCGGGTCCTGACCGATGAGCTCAAACACGGGACAACCCTCTCCTCCATGTACCAGAACGCTGACATCCAGATCCACCACTACCCgaatgga aTTGTCACAGTCAACTGCGCCCGGCTACTGAAAGCTGATCACCATGCTACCAATGGAGTGGTCCACCTGATAGACAAAGTCATTTCCACCACGACAAACAGTATCCAGCACATCATTGAGATCGAGGACACCTTCGAGACCCTTCGG GCTGCCGTGGCAGCTTCCGGCCTTAACACGTTGCTGGAGGGTGATGGCCAGTTCACCCTCCTGGCCCCGACCAATGAAGCCTTTGAGAAGATCCCTAAAGAGACGTTGAACCGAATCCTGGGTGACCCGGAAGCTCTGAAAG ACCTTTTGAATCACCACATCCTGAAGTCAGCCATGTGCGCCGAAGCCATCATCGCGGGCCTGTCCATGGAGACCCTGGAGGGCACCCAGCTGGAGGTTGGCTGCAATGGTGATGTGCTCACGCTGAATGGGAAAGCCATCATCTCCAACAAGGACATCCTGGCCACCAATGGCGTGGTCCACTACATCGATGAACTGCTGATCCCCGACTCAG CTAAGACCTTGTTTGAGTTGGCGGCAGAATCTGATGTTTCGACGTCCATTGACCTTTTTCAACAAGCAGGGCTTGGGTCTCATCTCTCTGGAAGCGAGCGTCTCACCCTCCTCGCACCACTGAATACTGTGTTTAAAG ATGGAACTCCTCGCATCGACGGCAACACAAAGAATTTGCTTCTGAATCACATTATTAAGGATCAGCTGGCCTCCAAACACCTCTATCATGGACAGATTCTGGACACGCTGGGTGGCAAGAAGCTGAGAGTTTTTGTCTATCGTAAT AACCTGTGCATTGAGAACAGCTGCATTGCAGCCCATGACAAGAGAGGACGATTTGGCACTttgttcactgtggacaggatgTTGTCTCCCCCCATGGGGACCATCATGGACATGCTGAAGGGGGACAACCGCTTCAG CATGCTTGTGGCCGCCATTCAGTCTGCGGGACTGACTGAGACGCTGAACCGAGAAGGGGCCTTCACCGTCTTCGCTCCCACAAACGAAGCCTTCCGGGCCTTGCCTCCTGGAGAACTGAATAAACTCATGG GAAACACCAAGGAGCTTGCCAGTGTCCTGAAATACCACGTTGGGGATGAGATCTTGGTGAGCGGTGCAGTTGGGGCCCTGGTGAGGTTAAAATCCCTGCAAGGGGACAAGCTGGAAGTCAGCTCG AAAAACAGCATTGTGAACATCAACAAAGAGCCGGTTGTTGAGACTGACATTATGGCCACGAATGGGGTGATCTATGCCATCAACAGTGTTTTACAACCTCCAG CCAACAGACCCCAGGAAAGGGGTGATGAGCTTGCAGACTCGGCACTGGAAATCTTCAAACAGGCATCCGCGTATTCCAAA